The following nucleotide sequence is from Nautilia sp. PV-1.
TTTTTACCGCCCAAAACTCTAAAACTTTTATATACATTGACAATACTTGGTATTTTAACATTTTTCACGCTTCCGTCAATTTCAACTTTTATACTTTTTATTCGACAAAAATTCTTAAAATACTGAGGATACAAAACAGCCAGTCTGTGATAAGCCTCGTATAAAACATAATGGTTTCCTTCTTTTACAACTGCAACCAAAGGGTTATCGCTTTTATATTTAATCGTTTTTTCCGTAACAGGGAAATAATTTATAACTTTATCAAGGCCGTTAAGAGGAAGTATGGCATTTCCGTTTATAACAACATAGTCTTCTTTTTTTAAAAGTTTTTTGATTTCAGGTATATTCAGTTTAAATGCTCTTGTATATTTAATTCCGACAATTTTCATAAACTCTTCAATTGCTCTTAACTGATAATATATTTTTGTGGGCAGATCTTTTATATTTTTACTTGTTTCAATGGCAAAAGCAGGTTTATTATGAGTTATGGCAAAATATGTAAGAGAAAGACGCATCTGTTCGTCTTTAAATTTGGTTTTAGTATTTTTAACATTAAAAAAATGATAGTTTTTTTGAAGGTTTTGATTTAAAGTTTTTGCAACTTTTCTGGCTATCTCACCTAAATTTCCAAACTTGGGCGTTTTTATTTTTTCCTGGTCTATTATACACGTCTGCCCCCAGGCAGCCGGGTTAAAAATAGAGTTTTGCCATGAATTTCTGTAAAACCCATGTCCGTCGTGAAGATTTAATATAAGATCCACTTTCGGATTAAGTATGATTTTTTTTATATCTTTTACTATACGGTAATCTTTATCCTTTTTGGAGACATATGCAAATTTTCTGTTCATATCTCCGTATACGCCTCTTCTAAATCTTATAATAGAATCAAAATTAAGATTCGGAACCACCCACAACGAACCTTTTATAATTTTATAATACCTGATTAAAAATGAAGGAGCATAATACCCTCCTGGTTCGTTACCGTGAATTCCACCTATAACCAAAAGTGTATTTCCGGGGATTTCACCGTTTTTTTTATATAAATGAAAATGTAAATTAGCACTGAAAAGACAGACACCAAACAGTAAAAACAGTAACTTTTTCATTATTTTTCCGCAATTATTTTTAAACCGTCAGGCATAAACTGCACATAAAGCTCTTTTTTGCCTTTAAATTTATAACTGTTTGATAAGTATTTTTCATACATATCTATCCTGAATATTTTTTTATTTTCGATATTCTGATAAGGTATAATATTTATATCGCTGAAATAGATTTCGACTTTTTGATGTTTTTTATTTTTAAACACTCTTTTTTTATAATCTAAAAACTCTTTTAAATCCTCACCGTTGGATTTTCTGAAATTTTTTGAATAAAACGTTTTATATTTGTCAAAATCATTTTCTCTCCATGCTTTTCTCCATTTATATATAAACGCCAAAATATCTGCGATTTCTTTTTTTGTTGCAGTCAAAGGAGTGTTTTCGCTGATAAGCAGATATGTTTTTTGGTAATTTATCTCTTTTTTCAAATTCTCAAGCATTTTATTATTCATAACAATACAGCCTTTTGTATTGTTATTGTCTCTTTTAGCGTGGATTGGCATTCCGTGTATCCATATTCCGTGTCCGTCTTTATCTTCTATCCTGTCCATCATATTAGGATAACTGGTCACAAAAGCAAAAGGTCCGTAAAAACTATCTACATTATTAATTAAGGCTTTTAATGTATATACGCCTATAGGTGTTCTTAAATCTCCCTCTTTTTCTTTTTCCCCGTCAAGACCCGTCAACACATCTATTTTATCCAGCAGTTCAAAACTGCCGTTTTGTTTTTTTAAAACATCTAAAATTTTCTTGGATTTAATGCATACCAGAAGATCTTCAGCAGATTCGTAATATCCCCATTTTACATTTTCGTTATTTAATCTTTTAAGCCAGTAATCTTCGCTGCAAAGCAGTTTTTCCATCTGTTTCGCTGCGGCGTCAGAACCTTTAAATCTATATAAATCAATAATTTTTGAAAAATTTGAAGAATATAACAAAGTAGCCAGTAAAATTATTAAAAACCTCAAATCCCGCCTTTTTTAAGCGAAATTATATCAAATAATCTCTGAGGGTTTTGAAAAATAAAATCCCTGTGAACAATCTACTCCAAGCTCTTTTACTTTTTCAAAAATCTCTTTGGATTCTACATACTCAGCAACAATCCTCATGCCGCCTTTTTTAGCAAAAGCAACCATAGTTTCCACAATCATCTGAGATTTTTTATCCGTTAAAATATTTTTAATAAGACTGCCGTCTATTTTAAATCCGTTTACTTCAAAATTAAACAGATAACTGAAATTCGAATATCCGCTTCCAAAATCGTCTATGAAAATTTTAACTCCCATAGATTTTAAATATTTCATAAATTCGATTGACACTTCAGACTGTGTAATATCTTCACTTTCTAAAAGCTCTATTGTTATTCTTTCAGGCTCAGGAAACTGATTAATTATATTTTTTACAAATTCCCTGAGCTTTTCGTTTTCAAAATCTTCAAGGTCCAAATTCAGAGAAATAATTTCTTTTCTGTCTTTAAACGTATCCAAAGCTTTTTTAAACACTCTTTTTGTAATTTCAGGATAAAGATTGGCACTTTTTGCAATATCTAAAAAACTGCTAGGCAGATATATTTTCCCTTCTTCATCCTCTATTCTTACAAGAGCTTCATATTTAACTACTTTTAACGATTTATTGTCAACTATTCCCTGATAATAAACTTTCACCCTGTCATGTTTAATCGCTTTGACCAGGATACTAAGCATCTGAAGGTTTTTTTCAAACACTTTAAGAGTATCTTTTATATCACAGAAACAGAGACATTTCACTTTCTTTCTTTTTGCGTATTCCAAAGCGATATCAGCAGTAGTCAAAAGGTTTTCTTTCGTTTTGCTCATACCACATCTGAACGTTAAAATAATCTCTTTATCGTAAATTTTATACGGTTTTTCAAGTTCTTCTATAATGTTATGGACGAATTCGAAATTTTTTTCTTTAACTCCGTAAGGAAGAGGCATTGCAAATTCGTCTATATTTATATGATAAACCCTGTCTGAGAGGTTTTTAAGCCTTTCTCCTATCAGTCTGATAAGCTTATCTCCTATATCCTGTCCGAAATAGTCGTTTATTTCCCTGAAATTGTTTATGTTCAGTATCGCTAAATTAAACTGCTCTTTTTTCAAATCCTCAAGAAGCTTCATTCTGTTAGGAAGTTTTGTCAAATCATTTACCAGATAACTTTTAATCAGTTCATTTCTGAAATACACTATAGAGTTGACTGCGTTGTTAATCTCTTTTTTGAGTTTTTCAAACTCTACATACTGCATTTTTGCTCTCAAAGGCTCATACAGCCCTCTTTCTATTTTATTTCTGAAATAATAAAGAATAGTGCCTATGTCGGTTTTAATGGTTTTCATATAATCGTAAAAATAATACAAAGTAAAAATAAGCGCAATTCCGAGTATCGCAAATATCCATAAAAATGTATGATTATATTTGCACAGCTGTTCTTTTATAGGGAGTTTTGCCTCTAATACCCCTATAAACTCTCCTAATTTAAATCCGGTATATCTGTTTCTTTTAATTCCACCGTGACACCTCACACACTCGGCCTCGACTCTTAGAGGCCTGTAATAAATAAGATTGTCGTTTTCGATTTTATAAAATTGATTGTTTTTTAAAATATTGTTTATAAATTTTTTATCAAACGGCATATTTCCGAATACAGGATATATATTAAACTTGATATCGGTTCTTTTGCTATAAATTTTTATTATGTCTTTAAATGTATTATTATGAAGCATTTGAGAGTATTTCATTACTATAATCGAATCGGTAGCGGTTTTTGCTTTATCTATCTGATCGGTTATAAGCAGTTTATAAATAATAAAATAAAGTATAACCAAAGCTGTACTCGCCACTAATAATGACAAAACTATAATTCTTGCCATTTTTATAAAAAGATTTGTCATAACGTTCCCTTGATGAACATTTGTTCAGGGAGTAATTATAACAAAAAGAAAAAAAAAGAAAAGGATATAACTTTAATTTATACCTCTTCTAAGCCGTAGTGTACGTGTTTTTCTTTTTTATGTTTAGAAATCAGATATCTCCAGTAAAGTACCGGAACTACGACAACTGAAAGAAGTGTAGAAGCTAATACACCAAAAATAAGTGCAACAGCCAGACCCTGCCATACAGGATCAAGTACGATTACCATTGATGCAAGTATAATCGCAAGAGCTGTTAAGATAATAGGTCTGAATCTTGTAGCAGCCGCTTCTATTACCGCTTCATTTATAGATCTTCCCTGTTTAAGCAGATCATTGGTAAAGTCAATAAGCAACAGCGAGTTCCTTACAACTATACCTGCTAGGGCAATAAACCCGATCATACTCGTCGCCGTAAAATAAGTTTTAGAATGCCAGAATGCTAATGTAATCCAGTTCATAATGGCATGTCCCGGAAGCACCCCTATAAATGTAAGAGGCACAGCCGCAAGAACGATTCTCGGTACTCTGAAGTTTTTATAATATGCAACCATCAATAAATAAATTAGAATTACCGCAACACCGAATGCGCTTCCGAGGTCTCTGAACACGTCAAATGTAAGTTCCCATTCTCCGCCCCAGATCAAATCGTATGTCTCGCCGGTTTTTAAATCGGTCGCTTTTAGATTAAGTCTAGGATTTCCGTCATATGTTATTTTATAACCAGGTATTCCTTTATCTTTAAGCTCGCTGAATACGTCAAGCAGTGCATATAAACTACCCCTTTTATCCATTTCACCGGTAACCATTACCATCGGTCTTAAATCTTTAGAGGTAATCATACCGTCATATGCCACAGGAACGACTTTTACCACCTCTTTTAAAGGAACAAGTCTGTGTGTCGTCATTGACATAAGTTTTATCTTATCAAGTGCTTCAATGGAATTTCTGGCATTTTTAGCAAATCTTACAAAAATTCCAACCTGATCTTTTTCGCTAGGAATATGCGCAACGCTTACAACCGCACCTCTAAGTCCCATTCCTAAAATTTTAGCAATCTGATCCGTACTTATTCCGAGAAGCGCAGCTTTTTCCCTGTCAGGAATAATTTTATATTTTACAATTTCCCTGTCTCTCATTACATCTATATCAACAACTCTTTTAGTATGTTTGTAAATTTTTTCTATATCTTCCGCAAGTTTGACTCTTCCGTTTTCATCACCGCCGAATACCTGCATTAACAGCGTAGCGATTACAGGCGGTCCCGGAGGGTCTTCTACAAGTTTGATATTTGCGTTATGAAAACTGCACTGTTTTTGAATTATAGGTCTTAAGCGCGAAACCATATCGATTGAGCTCTCTTTTCTTCCTTCTTCCTTAGGATAAAGGTTGACTCTGATTTCACCTATGTTTTCACCTCTTTTCATTGAACTTCCTCTAAGAAGTCCGTTAAAGTCAACTACCCCTGTGATCCCTATAAACTGTTCAAAATCTTTAATCTCTTTTTGCTGGGCCAAAATAGAAGCCACACAGTCGCTGACTTCTTTGGTTGAATCGATAGAGCTTCCTTTTGGCAGGTCTATTGTAATGTTAAATGTGTTTTTATTAGCTGAAGGCAGCATTTTAAAAAGCACTATTTTAAATGCAGGAAGCGCCATAGAACCGAGCAGCAATACGATAAGCCCCGTAAAGAATACAATTCTTTTAGGAGTTGATGTTAATAGAGGGTTTAAGATTTTATAGAAAATTTTATATGTTTTTGTTTTTCTTATGTCAAACGGTTCATGATGCTCGTCTTTTTTGTGTTCAGGCAGGAATTTAACAGATGCCCAAGGCGTAAAAATATACGCTATAACAAGTGAGGCAATCATAGCAATCGGAACGTTAAAAGGAATAGGCTGCATATAAGGCCCCATCATTCCCGTAACGAAAAACATCGGCACGAATGCAAGAATAATGGCCAACGTTGCAATATTTGTAGGGTTACCTATTTCATTTGTCGCATAAATAGCCGCATATTCTCTTGGTTTGTCACCGATTTCAAAATGTCTGTGTATATTTTCGATAACAATAATAGCACTGTCGACCAAAAGCCCAAGTGACAAAATAAGCGCAAACAGAGTAATTCTGTTGATAGTCTGTCCGGCAAGCATACCTATAAACAGCGTAATGGATAAAATAAGCGGAACCGTAAAGGCTACGATCAGCGCTTCTCTCCATCCGAGCATAATAATAAGAAGTATTACGATAATACCCAGTGAAATCAATAAATGGTAAATCAGCTCGTTAACGGCATGGTTGGCTTTTTTACCGTTGTTTCTGGTAATGTAAATATTTACATCTTTTGGAAGGGATTTTTTAAGCTCTTCTGCTTTTTTAATTACATCGTGAGCTACAAATACCGCGTTAGTTCCTCTTTTTTTACCTATGAATATAGTTACCTGGTTTTGTCTTACTCCTACAGGAAATTTATTATCAGCTTTTCCTGTAATTTTAGGATCTTCATAGTAAGCCTGCCCGGCTTCGTAATATGTCTGATGTTTATGCTGGAAATCAACACCGTCAACAACTTTTGCTATATCTTTAATATAAATAGGTCTTCCCATATAATTCGCCACTACTAAATTCGCAACGTCTTTAGGTGATTTTATAAATCCGTCGAATTCCACAGGAATAGAATATTTTTTATTATCAACACCGCCTAAAGGATAATCAACGTTTCCGGCTTTTAAAGCCATTGCGATCTGACCTAAAGAAAGATGGTAAGCAGCCAGTTTCTCAGGATTTATAATAATATTAAACTGTCTTTTATGTCCGCCTTTTATACCTATAATACTTACATTTTTAACTTCGGCTAAAGGTGAAAGCAGTCTTTGAGCCATTCTGTATAACTGGGCATCATTATATTTGGTACTTGATAGAGCCAATGTAACAATCGGAACTTCGTCAATGTCTATCGGTTTAATAAGCGGAGGCATAACGCCTTTTGGCATTTTATCCATATTCTGCATAACTCTGTCATAAAGTTTTGAAATACTTCTGACTTTATCCTGACCGATCTTAAATCTGACAGTTACGATACCGACACTGTTCATAGCCATACCGTATACATGTTTAACGCCGGTCATCGCTTTTAGAGTTCTCTCAAGAGGCTCGACAATAATATTCTGCACTTCCTTGCTGCTGGCCCCCGGATATACAACCATTACGTTAGCCGCCGGTACGTCTATTTGAGGGTTTTCTTCACGAGGCGTAAAAAATACCGCTATAAGCCCCATTAATATAAGTGTTATTGCAATTACAGGAGTCAGCGGGTTTTTTAAAAATGCTCTTGCCAGTTTTCCGGCAATATTTAATGAAAGCTCTTCTTCAATAGCTTCTAATTCTTTTTCTTTTTTTACGACCTCTTCTTCCAAAGCTTTCAGTTCGGCTTCGGTTTCTTTGAGCTCTTCAATGCTGCAAGAAGAGCCTTTTTTTTCTTCAAGCTCTTTTCTTTTAGCGTCGATTTTAGCTTTTAAAGTTTTTAATTCATCCATCGCTTCTCCTATAATTTTTGTCCGTCACTTAAATTTGCAGGCGGATAAAGTATAACTTTTTCTCCTCCGTTTAATCCTTTTACGGCAATTTTATCTTTCACCTGACCTATCTGAGTAACAGGCACAAATCTTGCAATATCTCCGTTTACAACAAACACTCCTACAATACCGCTTCTTGATGTTAAAGCGCTGAAAGGAACAAGTACCGCTTCTTTTTTAGCTATAGTAACTTCTGCTTTCGCATACATTCCTGGAAGCAGGCCTTTTGTAGTTTCAAAAGTATATTTAACTATGTATGAATGTGTGGCAGGATCCGCACTAGGAATAATTGTTGAAACTTTTGCTTTAAATTCTTTTTTGATTGCCGGAACTTTGATAATTACAGGCATTCCAATTTTAAATTTGTCAATATCTTCTTCTTTTACGAAACTTTTTGCTTTAAGGTTATGTATATCGCTAAGAACAAGCACCGGATAACCCGGAAGAGCCATTTCGGCTACTTTTTTCATTTTCATTGTAACAACACCGTCGATAGGTGATTTAACTTTTGCATATTTAAGCTGGTTTCTTGCCATAGCAAGACCCGCTTTTGCCTGTTTAAGCATACCTTTTGCCATATCTACCTGTTTTTTTCTAATATTCATATTTAATGTCATTTTTTCAAAATCTCTTTTACTTACCGCACCGTGCTCGTATAAATTTTTGAATCTTTCATAATCTTTTTTTGCAT
It contains:
- a CDS encoding efflux RND transporter periplasmic adaptor subunit, encoding MKKIALLSGLVAALFAFETATAVKKDINIKKEYVANIYSPSQVMVATRVMGYIKKINVEEGDVVKKGEELFVVDPSDIYSMLNQARGALLQAQSGVLMAEMAYADAKKDYERFKNLYEHGAVSKRDFEKMTLNMNIRKKQVDMAKGMLKQAKAGLAMARNQLKYAKVKSPIDGVVTMKMKKVAEMALPGYPVLVLSDIHNLKAKSFVKEEDIDKFKIGMPVIIKVPAIKKEFKAKVSTIIPSADPATHSYIVKYTFETTKGLLPGMYAKAEVTIAKKEAVLVPFSALTSRSGIVGVFVVNGDIARFVPVTQIGQVKDKIAVKGLNGGEKVILYPPANLSDGQKL
- a CDS encoding efflux RND transporter permease subunit, whose protein sequence is MDELKTLKAKIDAKRKELEEKKGSSCSIEELKETEAELKALEEEVVKKEKELEAIEEELSLNIAGKLARAFLKNPLTPVIAITLILMGLIAVFFTPREENPQIDVPAANVMVVYPGASSKEVQNIIVEPLERTLKAMTGVKHVYGMAMNSVGIVTVRFKIGQDKVRSISKLYDRVMQNMDKMPKGVMPPLIKPIDIDEVPIVTLALSSTKYNDAQLYRMAQRLLSPLAEVKNVSIIGIKGGHKRQFNIIINPEKLAAYHLSLGQIAMALKAGNVDYPLGGVDNKKYSIPVEFDGFIKSPKDVANLVVANYMGRPIYIKDIAKVVDGVDFQHKHQTYYEAGQAYYEDPKITGKADNKFPVGVRQNQVTIFIGKKRGTNAVFVAHDVIKKAEELKKSLPKDVNIYITRNNGKKANHAVNELIYHLLISLGIIVILLIIMLGWREALIVAFTVPLILSITLFIGMLAGQTINRITLFALILSLGLLVDSAIIVIENIHRHFEIGDKPREYAAIYATNEIGNPTNIATLAIILAFVPMFFVTGMMGPYMQPIPFNVPIAMIASLVIAYIFTPWASVKFLPEHKKDEHHEPFDIRKTKTYKIFYKILNPLLTSTPKRIVFFTGLIVLLLGSMALPAFKIVLFKMLPSANKNTFNITIDLPKGSSIDSTKEVSDCVASILAQQKEIKDFEQFIGITGVVDFNGLLRGSSMKRGENIGEIRVNLYPKEEGRKESSIDMVSRLRPIIQKQCSFHNANIKLVEDPPGPPVIATLLMQVFGGDENGRVKLAEDIEKIYKHTKRVVDIDVMRDREIVKYKIIPDREKAALLGISTDQIAKILGMGLRGAVVSVAHIPSEKDQVGIFVRFAKNARNSIEALDKIKLMSMTTHRLVPLKEVVKVVPVAYDGMITSKDLRPMVMVTGEMDKRGSLYALLDVFSELKDKGIPGYKITYDGNPRLNLKATDLKTGETYDLIWGGEWELTFDVFRDLGSAFGVAVILIYLLMVAYYKNFRVPRIVLAAVPLTFIGVLPGHAIMNWITLAFWHSKTYFTATSMIGFIALAGIVVRNSLLLIDFTNDLLKQGRSINEAVIEAAATRFRPIILTALAIILASMVIVLDPVWQGLAVALIFGVLASTLLSVVVVPVLYWRYLISKHKKEKHVHYGLEEV
- a CDS encoding M14 family metallopeptidase — encoded protein: MKKLLFLLFGVCLFSANLHFHLYKKNGEIPGNTLLVIGGIHGNEPGGYYAPSFLIRYYKIIKGSLWVVPNLNFDSIIRFRRGVYGDMNRKFAYVSKKDKDYRIVKDIKKIILNPKVDLILNLHDGHGFYRNSWQNSIFNPAAWGQTCIIDQEKIKTPKFGNLGEIARKVAKTLNQNLQKNYHFFNVKNTKTKFKDEQMRLSLTYFAITHNKPAFAIETSKNIKDLPTKIYYQLRAIEEFMKIVGIKYTRAFKLNIPEIKKLLKKEDYVVINGNAILPLNGLDKVINYFPVTEKTIKYKSDNPLVAVVKEGNHYVLYEAYHRLAVLYPQYFKNFCRIKSIKVEIDGSVKNVKIPSIVNVYKSFRVLGGKKRINIIGYSSKGNEANIEISKNKLIRRYAVDKNGNIYRVEIYDKKSFCGMFLVRFKGKK
- a CDS encoding murein L,D-transpeptidase family protein encodes the protein MRFLIILLATLLYSSNFSKIIDLYRFKGSDAAAKQMEKLLCSEDYWLKRLNNENVKWGYYESAEDLLVCIKSKKILDVLKKQNGSFELLDKIDVLTGLDGEKEKEGDLRTPIGVYTLKALINNVDSFYGPFAFVTSYPNMMDRIEDKDGHGIWIHGMPIHAKRDNNNTKGCIVMNNKMLENLKKEINYQKTYLLISENTPLTATKKEIADILAFIYKWRKAWRENDFDKYKTFYSKNFRKSNGEDLKEFLDYKKRVFKNKKHQKVEIYFSDINIIPYQNIENKKIFRIDMYEKYLSNSYKFKGKKELYVQFMPDGLKIIAEK
- a CDS encoding EAL domain-containing protein; its protein translation is MTNLFIKMARIIVLSLLVASTALVILYFIIYKLLITDQIDKAKTATDSIIVMKYSQMLHNNTFKDIIKIYSKRTDIKFNIYPVFGNMPFDKKFINNILKNNQFYKIENDNLIYYRPLRVEAECVRCHGGIKRNRYTGFKLGEFIGVLEAKLPIKEQLCKYNHTFLWIFAILGIALIFTLYYFYDYMKTIKTDIGTILYYFRNKIERGLYEPLRAKMQYVEFEKLKKEINNAVNSIVYFRNELIKSYLVNDLTKLPNRMKLLEDLKKEQFNLAILNINNFREINDYFGQDIGDKLIRLIGERLKNLSDRVYHINIDEFAMPLPYGVKEKNFEFVHNIIEELEKPYKIYDKEIILTFRCGMSKTKENLLTTADIALEYAKRKKVKCLCFCDIKDTLKVFEKNLQMLSILVKAIKHDRVKVYYQGIVDNKSLKVVKYEALVRIEDEEGKIYLPSSFLDIAKSANLYPEITKRVFKKALDTFKDRKEIISLNLDLEDFENEKLREFVKNIINQFPEPERITIELLESEDITQSEVSIEFMKYLKSMGVKIFIDDFGSGYSNFSYLFNFEVNGFKIDGSLIKNILTDKKSQMIVETMVAFAKKGGMRIVAEYVESKEIFEKVKELGVDCSQGFYFSKPSEII